TCCCTGTAGGATAGCGAATTATTCCTAAAATAACGTTAGATTAACGCCATTTCCTCAGCTTAATAATTTTGCTCAATACGCTCCCTGGTTGGCTGGGTCCCCCTGGCACGCCAAGGCAGCAGATTGTGATGAAATACATCCCGGCGGAGCCATAATCGTATCCCTGCAGTCGAATGGAACGACGATGGTGGTTTTCGGGGTCGTAGTTCATCAGAGATATGCGATCGCTTCTCCAGTTAGAATTCCCTGAATATCGGGTGGAGGCGTATGTCTGCAGATCACACATGGGATAGGGGCGCCCAGGCTATTGGTCGGGGCGCACGGGCTATCGGTCGGGGCGCCCAGGCTATCGGTCGGGCGCCCAGGCTATTGGTCGGGGCGCACGGCCGTGCGCCCCGACGGGCGGTGGGGTACCACGTGTAGGGTTTGCAGAATCGGTGTTAATCCTTCAATGTCGCGGCATCGGCCATAGCTTTTTGAATAGCGTTTGCTGGCCATTGAGAAACGCCAGCAACTCCTCCGATTCCACTGAGCCATCGGGAAACAGGGTGACCAGCTCGCAATATTGCCGGGTGACTAAGGGCATGGGCTTTCTAGGATTCTCAGGATCTTTCACCAGCCGCACTTTGGGATACATGCGATGCCACAGCCGCCCAATAGTTCCCATTTGCCCCGTCATTGATGACCGATAAATTGATCCCTCGGGAATGCCAACCGACGGAATCGCCTCTCGATAGGGGCCATGCAGCCATCGCACCGCTTCACAATCGTCCAGGCCATCGGTTTCACGTCCCCACACCTGCACCCTGTCTGGATGCCAGGCTTCTCGCCAGTTGGCATGGGTATCGGGTTGGGGCGTCACGGTTTGCAACTGCATCCACTCTCGGGCCGCCTAGCGCACTTCGGCAATGAAATCCCCTACTTTTTCCAGCTTGCGCACCCGTACATCCCGTACCTGGGACCGTTTACCCAACCATTCCCAGTGGCAGCCGATCAGCGGTTTGTAGCCCTGGTCATAGTAGTCGGGATAGACCAGACGATGGTCGGCCCGGCGCCAGGATTTGCCAAAGCCACCGAAGACCATGGCAAAGCGGGTCAAGGCTTCAATCAGTTTCGTTAGGGCTTGCCGCTGGGGCTGAGGTAGGTCTCGGGTGAGCCGCCAGAGCAGTTCTCCCTCCACCGTGTAAGTAGGCTGACTATAAGAACCTTGCCCAAAATCATCTAGCTCCAACTGGGTGTCGAGAAAGGCCATACTCAGCAAGCCCACAGTGGCTCCACCCCTAATGCCGCCAAACAGCTCCTGGACCAAACCTTCAGCTTGATCTGCACTGGTTAAGCCGCCAAAGATACGCAGGGCATGGCCCCGGATGGCGGCGCGAAATACGTTGGGGCGAAACTCTCCGGTGCCATCCACTAGCTTGGCAGCCTGACCCTGCCCCTTGAGGCGCGTGCGGTAGAGAATATCGCTGCTGCGTTGTTGGGGTTGACCATAACCGGCACTGACGCGACAGCCCAGCCCCAGGGACAGCGCCGTTTCCCAAATATGCCAGATTTGCTCCCATTCAAGGTCATCCAGGGGAGTAGTGCTGGAGATGCCGACTGCCAGCTTAGGTTTATAGAGGGAGATCTGTATGAATGCCCCGCCTTCCTTCTCTCCAGATTTCACCTGCCACTGCTGCTGGGGATGGACAATATCCACCAGGTTCTGAGTCCAGCGGGTATCGGTGGGGTAACCGCCATGAAATCGTAAAATGCCGGGGCGAAAGTCATCATTTTCTAGTTTTTCGCCGCAGTAGCGATCGCATGTCCCTTCCGGTAATTCCCCCGTCCGTTCCAGCTGCCGAGCCGCCTGGCGGAACACGCCCTTCATGCTGCTGCCGGGGTAAAAGGGCCAACCCCTGGCCCCAATCACCGGACGAATCACCCCATCGTCTTGGCCGCTATTGGTAATGAAGCGCCAGCTCAAGGCATAGGTGCGGGTTTGCACGTCTTTGCCAAAATCAGGCGCCTCTGGATAGGCCTTGTCGACCCATTCATCGGCCCAGCGCTCGGCATCTTGCTCGGGGGCCTTAGGGATCAGCCGCTGCACCTGGCAGCGACCCTCCACTTGGGCCCGAAACATCAGGGGGACTTGGTTGGCGATCGTAGAGGAGTGAGCCATGGGGATACCTGAATCGAGATTTAAACCATCAACCAACCAAACAGTTGGTCTGCGGTGAGGGAGAGGTTAATATCCGTCAGCACTGGCAGGGGAACATCCCCCCTGAGCAACTGCACCCGCTGATCGGACCAAACCACCAGGACCGTTTCTTCCTCCGGGTCAAGCAACCAGCCCAGTTCGGTGCCCTGTTGGGCACAGTGCAGCAGGTTGCCTAACACGCGAGTCTGGCTCTGCTCAGGTGAGAGAATTTCGATCGACCAGTCTGGGTGAATGGTGAAGCGATTGGCGATGCGCCCTGAGGGTTGACGAGGAATGCGGCTCCAGCGAAATACCGCCACATCAGGCACGATGGATCGACCAGCAACCGTACAGCGCAATTCAGGAAAGGCCATGGCGACTTTGGCCGCCTTGGCTTGCTGATTAATCGTTTCACACAGGGTTCCCTGTAGCAGGCTGTGTTCCCCTTGTGGCATGGGTTTCTGGATGACTTTGCCATCGATAAATTCAGAGGCGGGCTTGGTTTCAGGGAGTTTTAGGAATGCTTCCAGGGTGAGCGATGAGGTTGAAATGGTCATGGTCTCTACTCTTCTTCAGCGAGCTCTCCAGCTGCCAGTAGTGTCTCCACCGTCAGGTCCAGCTCTGGAAACGTTGGGGATACCAGTGGCTGATGGCCGACAAACACCGTCTCCTCATACATGCCTTCGTCAAGCTGCAGCACCGTCACCGTTGACTGCAAGGGGTCAACGATCCAATATTCTGGTACGCCCAGGGCGGCATATTCCGTGCGCTTGTAACGGTAATCGCGGCTGACGGACTCTGGACTCACCACCTCCACCGTCAGTAAGGGAGCAGTTTGGCAAATGGCGGATTCATCAAGAAAATTGCTGACCTGCTCTGGAGTTAGTACATAAACGTCAGTCAAACGTGATTTCCGGACGCCGGTACGAATCCCCGCTTCTCGAAAACACAGCCATCTAAAGCCTAAACGACGAATTTCAGTATCGAGGCACTGCTCAATGAATTTAGCTATCAGCATATGCCGAAACGTTGGTGGCGTCATTGCGACCAGTGCTCCATCCACCAGTTCGTAGCGAGCGGCAGTGCCGTCGTCGTAGGCGACATAGTCTTCAAAGCTGATCTGGGTTGTGGCGGTTGACGGTGTCATCACACCCCCTCCAGTACTAAGGTGCTGTGGGTGTTTTTATTCTGGCATCTCCCTAATAGCTGGCAGTGACACCAAGGTGGTAGGGTGGGCATTGTCTCATCTAGAGTTTGGGCTGATGGTGATTGAGCCAAGCAATGCCCGCCGTTTCGCATAGTTGGTGGGCAAGCCAGGATTGTCGTATTTTGCTGAGGTGACCTGTGATGGGATTGCCCACCCTACTTTCCTTGGTTACACTCTGAAACCGCCCCAATTCTGTCCAGGGATATGACAACCATGCTGACATCTGGTGACGTAACGATCCGGCAGGAGTTATCTCAAGTGGGCATAGGTGGCGTGACCCAGTTTCCCTTGCCAGAGATCACTCTACCCAATGCCTGGCCCTTCTTTGGGAAAACAGACCTCCCCCTCAGAGTCGATGAGACGCTATGAAAACAATCCGCAGCCTGCGCCTTAGTCAGCGATTACCCATTTTATTGGGGGTGGCATTGACTGCCTGCGCCCAGATCACCGTCACTGGACTGACCCAGGGAGAACAGGCGAATCAAACCATCACCGTCAACGCCCTGGAGATCAAACGTGGGCGAATTGATACCCTGGCTCGGGTCCAGACCTTTCAAGGTCAACCCGCTGTTGATTCGATTAACGAGCTCGCTATTCAGCTCAGCATTACCGAAGCCAATAATCCGCCGGATTTCAGCGAAACCTACTACTACCTCGCCATCAGTAGCCCCAAAGAAGCCATTCTGGGAGGAACGACCGGTGACCCC
This portion of the Halomicronema hongdechloris C2206 genome encodes:
- a CDS encoding RAMP superfamily protein → MAHSSTIANQVPLMFRAQVEGRCQVQRLIPKAPEQDAERWADEWVDKAYPEAPDFGKDVQTRTYALSWRFITNSGQDDGVIRPVIGARGWPFYPGSSMKGVFRQAARQLERTGELPEGTCDRYCGEKLENDDFRPGILRFHGGYPTDTRWTQNLVDIVHPQQQWQVKSGEKEGGAFIQISLYKPKLAVGISSTTPLDDLEWEQIWHIWETALSLGLGCRVSAGYGQPQQRSSDILYRTRLKGQGQAAKLVDGTGEFRPNVFRAAIRGHALRIFGGLTSADQAEGLVQELFGGIRGGATVGLLSMAFLDTQLELDDFGQGSYSQPTYTVEGELLWRLTRDLPQPQRQALTKLIEALTRFAMVFGGFGKSWRRADHRLVYPDYYDQGYKPLIGCHWEWLGKRSQVRDVRVRKLEKVGDFIAEVR
- a CDS encoding Uma2 family endonuclease, which gives rise to MTPSTATTQISFEDYVAYDDGTAARYELVDGALVAMTPPTFRHMLIAKFIEQCLDTEIRRLGFRWLCFREAGIRTGVRKSRLTDVYVLTPEQVSNFLDESAICQTAPLLTVEVVSPESVSRDYRYKRTEYAALGVPEYWIVDPLQSTVTVLQLDEGMYEETVFVGHQPLVSPTFPELDLTVETLLAAGELAEEE
- a CDS encoding Uma2 family endonuclease yields the protein MTISTSSLTLEAFLKLPETKPASEFIDGKVIQKPMPQGEHSLLQGTLCETINQQAKAAKVAMAFPELRCTVAGRSIVPDVAVFRWSRIPRQPSGRIANRFTIHPDWSIEILSPEQSQTRVLGNLLHCAQQGTELGWLLDPEEETVLVVWSDQRVQLLRGDVPLPVLTDINLSLTADQLFGWLMV